The following proteins come from a genomic window of Nitrospira sp.:
- a CDS encoding Glucose-6-phosphate isomerase: MTAIAPLTIRTAWKALEAHYSKIHDLHLRTLFADDPTRGERMAVEAAGIYFDYSKNRITDETLALLVQLAEESGLHDRIDAMFGGEKINVTEKRSVLHVALRAPKNHSLIVDGEDVVPQVHAVLEKMTDFSNRLRSGQWKGYTGKPIRNVINIGIGGSDLGPVMAYEALRHYSQRDLTFRFVSNIDGTDFAEATRDLNAEETLFIVSSKTFTTLETMTNAQSAREWSLKGLGGDAQAVAKHFVAISTNAKEVAKFGIDTANMFEFWDWVGGRYSMDSAIGLSTMIAIGPERFRAMLNGFHQMDEHFRTTPFQRNVPVLMGLLTIWYNNFFGTQTTAVLPYDQYLKRFPAYLQQLTMESNGKHVMLDGTEIGYQTGSIYWGEPGTNGQHSFYQLIHQGTKLIPCDFIAFAQPLHPLGRHHDLLLANVFAQAEALAFGKTPQEVKAENTPAWLVPHRTFEGNRPSNTLLLERLTPAALGALVALYEHSVFTQGVIWHIDSFDQWGVELGKVLAARIIPELESTAEPQLKHDSSTNHLIRRYRKLKERSTDHGG; encoded by the coding sequence ATGACAGCTATCGCACCACTCACCATACGCACGGCGTGGAAGGCTCTCGAAGCCCATTACTCAAAAATTCATGATCTCCATCTCCGGACACTCTTCGCGGACGATCCGACCCGCGGGGAGCGCATGGCGGTCGAGGCCGCCGGCATCTACTTCGACTACTCGAAGAATCGCATCACCGATGAGACGCTTGCGCTCTTGGTGCAATTGGCGGAGGAGTCCGGTCTCCATGATCGCATCGATGCCATGTTTGGGGGTGAGAAGATCAATGTCACGGAGAAACGGTCCGTTCTCCATGTGGCCCTGCGCGCTCCCAAGAATCACTCTCTCATCGTGGACGGCGAAGACGTGGTGCCTCAGGTCCACGCCGTGCTGGAAAAAATGACCGACTTCTCCAACCGGCTGCGCAGTGGACAGTGGAAAGGGTACACGGGAAAACCGATCCGTAACGTCATCAATATCGGCATCGGAGGATCTGACCTAGGGCCGGTGATGGCATACGAAGCATTGCGGCACTACAGCCAACGCGACCTGACTTTTCGCTTCGTCTCCAACATCGACGGTACCGACTTCGCCGAAGCCACGCGCGATCTCAACGCGGAGGAGACCTTGTTCATCGTCTCATCAAAAACCTTCACAACTTTGGAGACGATGACCAACGCGCAAAGCGCCCGTGAATGGTCGCTCAAGGGCCTCGGCGGGGATGCCCAGGCGGTGGCCAAGCATTTCGTCGCGATCTCGACCAATGCGAAAGAGGTCGCGAAGTTCGGAATCGACACCGCGAATATGTTCGAGTTTTGGGACTGGGTCGGCGGACGCTACTCGATGGACTCCGCGATCGGTCTCTCGACGATGATTGCCATCGGCCCCGAACGATTCCGGGCCATGCTCAACGGGTTTCATCAAATGGACGAGCATTTCCGCACCACCCCGTTCCAGCGCAACGTGCCGGTGCTCATGGGGCTGCTGACCATCTGGTACAACAATTTTTTCGGCACGCAGACTACGGCGGTTCTCCCCTATGATCAGTATCTGAAGCGTTTTCCGGCGTACCTTCAGCAATTGACGATGGAAAGCAACGGCAAGCATGTCATGCTCGATGGGACTGAGATCGGCTACCAAACCGGCTCGATCTACTGGGGAGAACCGGGCACCAATGGCCAACACTCCTTCTACCAATTGATTCATCAGGGCACCAAACTCATCCCCTGCGACTTCATCGCATTTGCTCAACCGCTGCACCCGCTAGGTCGTCACCACGACCTGCTCCTGGCCAACGTCTTTGCCCAAGCGGAAGCTCTGGCCTTTGGCAAAACGCCGCAGGAGGTCAAAGCGGAGAACACACCGGCATGGCTGGTGCCGCATCGGACCTTCGAAGGCAACCGTCCGTCCAACACGCTCCTTTTGGAGCGGTTGACTCCCGCGGCGCTGGGGGCGCTCGTCGCGCTGTATGAGCACAGCGTCTTCACGCAAGGCGTCATCTGGCACATTGATTCGTTTGACCAGTGGGGGGTCGAACTGGGAAAGGTGCTTGCCGCGCGCATTATCCCCGAACTCGAGAGTACAGCTGAGCCCCAATTGAAGCACGATAGTTCCACTAACCATCTGATCCGGCGCTATAGGAAACTCAAGGAACGATCAACAGACCATGGTGGTTGA